A region from the Benincasa hispida cultivar B227 chromosome 12, ASM972705v1, whole genome shotgun sequence genome encodes:
- the LOC120068381 gene encoding uncharacterized protein LOC120068381 isoform X1 gives MKVAVVGAGISGLVAAFVLAKAGVEVVLLEKEDYVGGHSKTVHFDGLDLDLGFMVFNRVTYPNMMEFFENLGVEMEASDMSFSVSLDKGRGCEWGSRNGLSSLFAQKKNLLNPYFWQMIREIVKFKDDVINYLEVLENNSDIDRNETLGQFIKSRGYSQLFQNAYLVPMCGSIWSCPSEGVLSFSAFSVLSFCRNHHLLQLFGRPQWLTVKCRSHSYVKKVQEVLESKGCQIRTSSEVNSISTMDKGCNVSYGDDSQEMFDACIIATHAPDTLRILGNQATSEEVRILGAFQYAYSDIFLHRDKNLMPQNPAAWSAWNFLGNTDKKVCLTYWLNVLQNLGETGPPFLVTLNPDKEPKNILLKWSTGHPIPSVAASKASNELHSIQGKRRIWFCGAYQGYGFHEDGLKAGIIAAQNMLGNSFTLLSNPKHMAPSVADTAARLFVTRFLGQYITSGSLTLLEEGGTIFTFEGTDKKCLPKVAVKVHCSQFYWKIMTRADLGLADAYINGDFSLVDKDEGLLNFFLIIIASRDTNSSIAKLKKKRGWWTPPLFTACIASAKYFFQHASRQNTLTQARRNISRHYDLSNELFSLFLDDTMTYSCAIFKRENEDLKVAQMRKISLLIEKARINKNHQVLEIGCGWGSLAIEIVKQTGCRYTGITLSEEQLKYAEKRVKDANLQDRIRFLLCDYRKLPSTEKYDRIISCEMIEAVGHEFMEDFFGSCESVLAENGLFVLQFISIPDERYDEYRLSSDFIKEYIFPGGCLPCLSRLTTAMANASRLCVEHLENIGIHYHQTLRCWRKNFLENKSKILQLGFDESFIRTWEYYFDYCAAGFKSRTLGNYQIVYSRPGNVAAFSNPYQAIPSAY, from the exons ATGAAGGTTGCGGTGGTCGGAGCTGGAATTAGCGGCTTGGTTGCGGCGTTTGTTCTTGCCAAAGCCGGAGTGGAGGTTGTGTTGTTGGAGAAGGAAGATTATGTCGGCGGCCATTCCAAAACGGTCCATTTCGATGGCCTTGATTTGGACCTTGGATTTATGGTCTTCAATCGA GTAACCTATCCAAATATGATGGAATTTTTTGAGAACTTGGGAGTTGAAATGGAAGCATCAGATATGTCTTTCTCGGTTAGCTTAGACAAAGGACGGGGCTGTGAATGGGGCAGTCGAAATGGTCTTTCAAGTTTGTTTGCACAAAAGAAAAACCTTCTTAATCCATACTTTTGGCAAATGATTCGGGAAATAGTGAAATTTAAGGATGATGTTATCAA TTATCTTGAAGTTCTAGAGAACAATTCAGATATTGATCGAAATGAGACATTGGGGCAGTTTATCAAGTCAAGGGGATACTCCCAATTGTTTCAAAATGCTTATCTG GTTCCAATGTGCGGTTCAATTTGGTCTTGTCCTTCAGAAGGAGTTCTCAGCTTTTCAGCTTTCTCCGTCCTTTCCTTTTGTCGAAATCATCATCTACTTCAG TTGTTTGGTCGTCCACAGTGGCTTACTGTCAAATGCCGTTCTCATTCTTATGTGAAGAAG gtcCAAGAAGTACTAGAGAGTAAAGGCTGTCAGATAAGAACTTCTTCTGAAGTTAACTCTATATCAACAATGGATAAAG GATGTAATGTAAGCTATGGAGATGATTCACAGGAAATGTTTGATGCATGCATAATAGCAACCCATGCCCCTGATACTTTAAGAATATTAGGAAATCAAGCAACATCAGAAGAAGTCAGAATACTGGGTGCTTTCCAATATGCCTATAG TGATATTTTTCTCCATCGTGACAAAAATTTAATGCCCCAAAACCCAGCAGCATGGAGTGCATGGAACTTTCTTGGAAATACAGATAAGAAAGTATGTTTGACATATTGGCTCAATGTACTTCAG AATCTTGGTGAAACTGGTCCTCCTTTTCTTGTGACTCTTAATCCAGATAAAGAGCCAAAGAATATCTTGCTTAAGTGGTCAACTGGTCACCCAATCCCATCTGTTGCTGCATCAAAAGCTTCAAATGAGCTTCATAGCATTCAAGGAAAGAGAAGAATTTGGTTTTGTGGAGCATATCAAG GTTATGGCTTCCATGAGGATGGGTTAAAG GCAGGTATTATTGCAGCACAAAATATGTTGGGAAATAGTTTCACACTTTTAAGCAACCCAAAACACATGGCACCTTCCGTAGCAGATACAGCGGCACGCCTATTTGTCACTAGATTTCTTGGGCAATATATAACTTCAGGATCATTAAC TTTATTGGAAGAAGGAGGCACAATATTTACCTTTGAGGGAACAGATAAAAAATGCCTTCCAAAGGTTGCTGTCAAAGTTCACTGCTCCCAATTTTATTGGAAG ATTATGACACGAGCTGACTTAGGCCTTGCAGATGCATATATCAATGGAGACTTTTCTCTTGTTGATAAGGATGAAggtcttttaaattttttcttg ATTATTATTGCTAGCAGAGATACAAATTCTTCCATTGCAAAACTAAAGAAGAAAAG GGGATGGTGGACACCCCCACTATTTACTGCTTGTATTGCATCTGCAAAGTATTTTTTTCAGCATGCTTCAAGGCAAAACACTCTTACGCAAGCTCGTAGGAACATCTCTCGTCATTACGACCTG AGCAAtgaacttttttctcttttcttggATGATACAATGACATACTCATGTGCCATCTTCAAG AGAGAGAATGAAGATTTGAAGGTTGCACAAATGAGAAAAATCTCTCTTCTCATTGAAAAG GCAAGAATCAATAAAAACCATCAAGTATTGGAAATTGGGTGTGGTTGGGGTAGCTTAGCTATTGAAATTGTCAAGCAAACTGGATGTCGTTATACTGGTATTACTTTATCTGAGGAACAATTAAAATATGCAGAGAAGAGAGTAAAAGATGCCAACCTTCAG GACCGCATTAGGTTTCTTCTTTGCGACTATCGAAAATTGCCTAGTACTGAAAAATATGACAGGATTATATCATG tGAGATGATAGAAGCTGTAGGCCATGAATTCATGGAGGATTTTTTTGGTTCTTGTGAATCAGTATTAGCAGAAAATGGCCTTTTTGTTCTACAG tTCATATCGATACCGGATGAGCGTTATGATGAATACCGACTAAGTTCAGACtttataaaagaatatatatttccAGGAGGATGTCTACCATGCTTAAGTAGATTAACAACAGCCATGGCTAATGCATCAAGACTCTG TGTGGAACATTTGGAAAACATTGGGATACATTACCATCAGACTTTGAGATGTTGGAGAAAGAATTTCTTAGAGAATAAGAG CAAAATTCTTCAACTTGGTTTTGATGAAAGTTTCATACGGACTTGGGAATATTATTTTGACTACTGCGCCGCTGGTTTTAAATCTCGCACCCTTGGTAATTACCAG ATTGTATATTCAAGGCCTGGTAATGTTGCAGCATTCAGCAATCCATACCAAGCAATACCCTCAGCTTATTAA
- the LOC120068381 gene encoding tuberculostearic acid methyltransferase UfaA1-like isoform X2 translates to MDKGCNVSYGDDSQEMFDACIIATHAPDTLRILGNQATSEEVRILGAFQYAYSDIFLHRDKNLMPQNPAAWSAWNFLGNTDKKVCLTYWLNVLQNLGETGPPFLVTLNPDKEPKNILLKWSTGHPIPSVAASKASNELHSIQGKRRIWFCGAYQGYGFHEDGLKAGIIAAQNMLGNSFTLLSNPKHMAPSVADTAARLFVTRFLGQYITSGSLTLLEEGGTIFTFEGTDKKCLPKVAVKVHCSQFYWKIMTRADLGLADAYINGDFSLVDKDEGLLNFFLIIIASRDTNSSIAKLKKKRGWWTPPLFTACIASAKYFFQHASRQNTLTQARRNISRHYDLSNELFSLFLDDTMTYSCAIFKRENEDLKVAQMRKISLLIEKARINKNHQVLEIGCGWGSLAIEIVKQTGCRYTGITLSEEQLKYAEKRVKDANLQDRIRFLLCDYRKLPSTEKYDRIISCEMIEAVGHEFMEDFFGSCESVLAENGLFVLQFISIPDERYDEYRLSSDFIKEYIFPGGCLPCLSRLTTAMANASRLCVEHLENIGIHYHQTLRCWRKNFLENKSKILQLGFDESFIRTWEYYFDYCAAGFKSRTLGNYQIVYSRPGNVAAFSNPYQAIPSAY, encoded by the exons ATGGATAAAG GATGTAATGTAAGCTATGGAGATGATTCACAGGAAATGTTTGATGCATGCATAATAGCAACCCATGCCCCTGATACTTTAAGAATATTAGGAAATCAAGCAACATCAGAAGAAGTCAGAATACTGGGTGCTTTCCAATATGCCTATAG TGATATTTTTCTCCATCGTGACAAAAATTTAATGCCCCAAAACCCAGCAGCATGGAGTGCATGGAACTTTCTTGGAAATACAGATAAGAAAGTATGTTTGACATATTGGCTCAATGTACTTCAG AATCTTGGTGAAACTGGTCCTCCTTTTCTTGTGACTCTTAATCCAGATAAAGAGCCAAAGAATATCTTGCTTAAGTGGTCAACTGGTCACCCAATCCCATCTGTTGCTGCATCAAAAGCTTCAAATGAGCTTCATAGCATTCAAGGAAAGAGAAGAATTTGGTTTTGTGGAGCATATCAAG GTTATGGCTTCCATGAGGATGGGTTAAAG GCAGGTATTATTGCAGCACAAAATATGTTGGGAAATAGTTTCACACTTTTAAGCAACCCAAAACACATGGCACCTTCCGTAGCAGATACAGCGGCACGCCTATTTGTCACTAGATTTCTTGGGCAATATATAACTTCAGGATCATTAAC TTTATTGGAAGAAGGAGGCACAATATTTACCTTTGAGGGAACAGATAAAAAATGCCTTCCAAAGGTTGCTGTCAAAGTTCACTGCTCCCAATTTTATTGGAAG ATTATGACACGAGCTGACTTAGGCCTTGCAGATGCATATATCAATGGAGACTTTTCTCTTGTTGATAAGGATGAAggtcttttaaattttttcttg ATTATTATTGCTAGCAGAGATACAAATTCTTCCATTGCAAAACTAAAGAAGAAAAG GGGATGGTGGACACCCCCACTATTTACTGCTTGTATTGCATCTGCAAAGTATTTTTTTCAGCATGCTTCAAGGCAAAACACTCTTACGCAAGCTCGTAGGAACATCTCTCGTCATTACGACCTG AGCAAtgaacttttttctcttttcttggATGATACAATGACATACTCATGTGCCATCTTCAAG AGAGAGAATGAAGATTTGAAGGTTGCACAAATGAGAAAAATCTCTCTTCTCATTGAAAAG GCAAGAATCAATAAAAACCATCAAGTATTGGAAATTGGGTGTGGTTGGGGTAGCTTAGCTATTGAAATTGTCAAGCAAACTGGATGTCGTTATACTGGTATTACTTTATCTGAGGAACAATTAAAATATGCAGAGAAGAGAGTAAAAGATGCCAACCTTCAG GACCGCATTAGGTTTCTTCTTTGCGACTATCGAAAATTGCCTAGTACTGAAAAATATGACAGGATTATATCATG tGAGATGATAGAAGCTGTAGGCCATGAATTCATGGAGGATTTTTTTGGTTCTTGTGAATCAGTATTAGCAGAAAATGGCCTTTTTGTTCTACAG tTCATATCGATACCGGATGAGCGTTATGATGAATACCGACTAAGTTCAGACtttataaaagaatatatatttccAGGAGGATGTCTACCATGCTTAAGTAGATTAACAACAGCCATGGCTAATGCATCAAGACTCTG TGTGGAACATTTGGAAAACATTGGGATACATTACCATCAGACTTTGAGATGTTGGAGAAAGAATTTCTTAGAGAATAAGAG CAAAATTCTTCAACTTGGTTTTGATGAAAGTTTCATACGGACTTGGGAATATTATTTTGACTACTGCGCCGCTGGTTTTAAATCTCGCACCCTTGGTAATTACCAG ATTGTATATTCAAGGCCTGGTAATGTTGCAGCATTCAGCAATCCATACCAAGCAATACCCTCAGCTTATTAA
- the LOC120068381 gene encoding tuberculostearic acid methyltransferase UfaA1-like isoform X3: protein MPIAWSAWNFLGNTDKKVCLTYWLNVLQNLGETGPPFLVTLNPDKEPKNILLKWSTGHPIPSVAASKASNELHSIQGKRRIWFCGAYQGYGFHEDGLKAGIIAAQNMLGNSFTLLSNPKHMAPSVADTAARLFVTRFLGQYITSGSLTLLEEGGTIFTFEGTDKKCLPKVAVKVHCSQFYWKIMTRADLGLADAYINGDFSLVDKDEGLLNFFLIIIASRDTNSSIAKLKKKRGWWTPPLFTACIASAKYFFQHASRQNTLTQARRNISRHYDLSNELFSLFLDDTMTYSCAIFKRENEDLKVAQMRKISLLIEKARINKNHQVLEIGCGWGSLAIEIVKQTGCRYTGITLSEEQLKYAEKRVKDANLQDRIRFLLCDYRKLPSTEKYDRIISCEMIEAVGHEFMEDFFGSCESVLAENGLFVLQFISIPDERYDEYRLSSDFIKEYIFPGGCLPCLSRLTTAMANASRLCVEHLENIGIHYHQTLRCWRKNFLENKSKILQLGFDESFIRTWEYYFDYCAAGFKSRTLGNYQIVYSRPGNVAAFSNPYQAIPSAY from the exons ATGCCTATAG CATGGAGTGCATGGAACTTTCTTGGAAATACAGATAAGAAAGTATGTTTGACATATTGGCTCAATGTACTTCAG AATCTTGGTGAAACTGGTCCTCCTTTTCTTGTGACTCTTAATCCAGATAAAGAGCCAAAGAATATCTTGCTTAAGTGGTCAACTGGTCACCCAATCCCATCTGTTGCTGCATCAAAAGCTTCAAATGAGCTTCATAGCATTCAAGGAAAGAGAAGAATTTGGTTTTGTGGAGCATATCAAG GTTATGGCTTCCATGAGGATGGGTTAAAG GCAGGTATTATTGCAGCACAAAATATGTTGGGAAATAGTTTCACACTTTTAAGCAACCCAAAACACATGGCACCTTCCGTAGCAGATACAGCGGCACGCCTATTTGTCACTAGATTTCTTGGGCAATATATAACTTCAGGATCATTAAC TTTATTGGAAGAAGGAGGCACAATATTTACCTTTGAGGGAACAGATAAAAAATGCCTTCCAAAGGTTGCTGTCAAAGTTCACTGCTCCCAATTTTATTGGAAG ATTATGACACGAGCTGACTTAGGCCTTGCAGATGCATATATCAATGGAGACTTTTCTCTTGTTGATAAGGATGAAggtcttttaaattttttcttg ATTATTATTGCTAGCAGAGATACAAATTCTTCCATTGCAAAACTAAAGAAGAAAAG GGGATGGTGGACACCCCCACTATTTACTGCTTGTATTGCATCTGCAAAGTATTTTTTTCAGCATGCTTCAAGGCAAAACACTCTTACGCAAGCTCGTAGGAACATCTCTCGTCATTACGACCTG AGCAAtgaacttttttctcttttcttggATGATACAATGACATACTCATGTGCCATCTTCAAG AGAGAGAATGAAGATTTGAAGGTTGCACAAATGAGAAAAATCTCTCTTCTCATTGAAAAG GCAAGAATCAATAAAAACCATCAAGTATTGGAAATTGGGTGTGGTTGGGGTAGCTTAGCTATTGAAATTGTCAAGCAAACTGGATGTCGTTATACTGGTATTACTTTATCTGAGGAACAATTAAAATATGCAGAGAAGAGAGTAAAAGATGCCAACCTTCAG GACCGCATTAGGTTTCTTCTTTGCGACTATCGAAAATTGCCTAGTACTGAAAAATATGACAGGATTATATCATG tGAGATGATAGAAGCTGTAGGCCATGAATTCATGGAGGATTTTTTTGGTTCTTGTGAATCAGTATTAGCAGAAAATGGCCTTTTTGTTCTACAG tTCATATCGATACCGGATGAGCGTTATGATGAATACCGACTAAGTTCAGACtttataaaagaatatatatttccAGGAGGATGTCTACCATGCTTAAGTAGATTAACAACAGCCATGGCTAATGCATCAAGACTCTG TGTGGAACATTTGGAAAACATTGGGATACATTACCATCAGACTTTGAGATGTTGGAGAAAGAATTTCTTAGAGAATAAGAG CAAAATTCTTCAACTTGGTTTTGATGAAAGTTTCATACGGACTTGGGAATATTATTTTGACTACTGCGCCGCTGGTTTTAAATCTCGCACCCTTGGTAATTACCAG ATTGTATATTCAAGGCCTGGTAATGTTGCAGCATTCAGCAATCCATACCAAGCAATACCCTCAGCTTATTAA